In Stomoxys calcitrans chromosome 2, idStoCalc2.1, whole genome shotgun sequence, the following proteins share a genomic window:
- the LOC106081897 gene encoding LOW QUALITY PROTEIN: poly [ADP-ribose] polymerase tankyrase (The sequence of the model RefSeq protein was modified relative to this genomic sequence to represent the inferred CDS: substituted 1 base at 1 genomic stop codon), which produces MTSRRAILNVNLDAVMANDPLRELFEACKTGDIAKVKKLITTQTVNARDTAGRKSTPLHFAAGYGRREVVEFLLNNGASIQACDEGGLHPLHNACSFGHAEVVRLLLKAGACPNTTDNWNYTPLHEAASKGKVDVCIALLQHGANPNIRNSENKTPLELADENTRPVLTGEYRKDELLEAARSGAKERLLALLTPLNVNCHASDGRRSTPLHLAAGYNRIAIVEILLAHGADVHAKDKGGLVPLHNACSYGHFEVTKLLIKAGADVNANDLWAFTPLHEAASKSRVEVCSLLLSKGANPTLLNCHNKSAIDSAPTRELRERIHYEYKGHCVLDACKTGNIPRLKKFLSSETVNFIHPYSGDTPLHATAVSIDPKRKQISELLIRKGSLLNEKNKAFLTPLHVAAEQLHYDIMDTLLKNGAKVNALDGLGQTALHKCARDEQAVRLLLSYNIDTTIISLEGYTAAQLASDSVLKILKDPPDTETHLLEAAKAGDLDTVRRIVLANPHSVNCRDLDGRHSTPLHFAAGFNRVQVVEFLLEQGAEVHAADKGGLVPLHNACSYGHFEVTKLLIKAGANVNVSDLWKFTPLHEAAAKGKYDIVKLLLKHGADPTKKNRDGATPADLVKESDHDVAELLRGNSALLDAAKKGNLARVQRLVTPETINCRDAQGRNSTPLHLAAGYNNYEVAEYLLENGADVNAQDKGGLIPLHNASSYGHLEIAALLIKHKTVVNATDKWGFTPLHEAAQKGRTQLCSLLLAHGADSYMKNQEGQTPIELATADDVKCLLQDAMATSLSSSALSASQQSLLSNNSTPLAPVTTTTAAAAAAANSLSTTNSNVAACTVLSPSTETVTLPSGASMTLSVPVPLPLSTRISPAQGAEANSTDLGEDVADPESITNIASFLSSLQLEHLTDLFEREQITLEILAEMGHEDLKQVGVSAYGFRHKILKGIAQLRATTGIGNNVNPGTLLVDLLPDDKEFLAVEEEMQATIREHRDNGQAGGYFTRYNIIRVQKVQNRKLWERYAHRRQEVSEENTMQANERMLFHGSPFINAIVQKGFDERHAYIGGMFGAGIYFAEHSSKSNQYVYGIGGGIGCPSHKDKSCYMCPRQLLLCRVALGKSFLQYSAMKMAHAPPGHHSVIGRPSAGGLHFAEYVVYRGEQAYPEYLITYKIVKPEDSSSGTEETRXWMPSVGSTPTTSSPALQQQHSTQSLAPLHTTTHLPPQHSSSIALQQQHAKIQQQHSLPLQLQYQVTTTQPSPAGMFISQTAGIISSTAALGNTSSFFNNATSGADISPTSSTASFSSVDTNQTLLNSIANQQQASTAANHSSSSHKASYSSGHSSSSKAVVPSTNRSYRTKYSQFMIITPAVSIDRDFDRTDNLSSNAADNHGFHTAEDDPYFPHNGNIFRFNNLQTSIDSGNSSDSGSFRSNYNPYLHNSRQHLLPKSAPPFYNFSPSSWRWCNLICAAMRCFGAGGGGGAGSGRNRSGLYSSTSFGRPPYQRSRSSGPHTSSKTPHRRLRSYSTSSFTPETAFEHFSAPFKARKTRDEQNNIAYEL; this is translated from the exons GTTACGGTCGCCGTGAGGTTGTTGAGTTTCTGCTTAACAATGGTGCTTCCATACAAGCCTGCGATGAGGGTGGCCTACATCCCCTACATAATGCCTGCTCATTTGGCCATGCGGAAGTAGTGCGGCTCTTGCTTAAAGCCGGGGCATGTCCGAACACCACAGACAATTGGAATTATACACCCCTGCATGAGGCAGCCAGCAAGGGTAAAGTGGATGTTTGCATAGCTTTGCTGCAACATGGTGCCAATCCGAATATACGCAACTCGGAGAATAAGACCCCTTTGGAGTTGGCCGATGAGAATACAAGACCGGTGCTGACGGGCGAATATCGTAAGGATGAACTTTTAGAGGCGGCTCGATCAGGAGCCAAGGAACGTCTGTTGGCCCTGCTGACACCACTCAATGTTAATTGTCATGCTAGCGATGGTAGACGTTCAACACCTTTACATTTAGCAGCGGGTTataatcggatagcaattgtcGAAATTCTGTTGGCACATGGCGCGGATGTGCATGCTAAAGATAAAGGTGGTTTGGTGCCATTACACAATGCCTGTTCGTATGGTCACTTTGAGGTGACCAAACTATTGATCAAGGCCGGTGCTGATGTCAATGCCAATGATTTATGGGCATTTACGCCGTTGCACGAAGCTGCCTCTAAGAGTCGAGTCGAAGTATGTAGTCTGCTCCTGAGCAAAGGTGCCAATCCCACGCTGCTCAATTGTCATAATAAGTCGGCGATTGATTCGGCGCCAACCAGGGAACTACGTGAAAGAATTCACT ATGAATACAAGGGTCATTGTGTCTTAGATGCTTGCAAAACAGGAAATATTCCACGCCTAAAGAAATTCCTCTCTTCCGAAACGGTAAACTTCATACATCCTTACTCCGGCGATACACCTCTACATGCCACAGCGGTATCCATAGATCCCAAACGAAAACAG ATATCAGAGCTGTTGATACGCAAGGGTTCCCTCTTGAATGAGAAAAACAAGGCATTCCTTACACCGCTGCATGTGGCAGCGGAACAATTACATTATGATATTATGGATACTCTCTTGAAAAACGGTGCCAAAGTCAATGCCCTCGATGGTCTGGGCCAGACGGCTTTACACAAATGTGCTCGTGACGAACAGGCCGTGAGATTATTGCTGTCGTATAATATTGACACCACGATCATTTCGTTGGAAGGTTATACGGCTGCCCAATTGGCCTCGGATAGTGTTTTGAAGATTCTCAAAGATCCTCCAGACACTgagacacatttgttggaagctGCCAAGGCAGGGGATTTGGACACAGTACGGCGCATTGTTTTGGCCAATCCGCATTCGGTGAATTGTCGCGATTTGGATGGTAGACATTCAACACCGCTGCATTTTGCCGCGGGCTTCAATCGTGTTCAAGTGGTGGAATTTCTATTGGAGCAAGGGGCCGAGGTGCATGCAGCCGATAAGGGTGGTCTGGTGCCTCTACACAATGCCTGCTCCTATGGGCATTTTGAGGTGACCAAGCTGTTGATCAAGGCGGGGGCTAATGTGAATGTTTCCGATTTATGGAAGTTTACGCCACTGCATGAAGCTGCCGCCAAGGGAAAATATGACATAGTGAAATTACTGCTAAAACATGGCGCGGATCCCACAAAGAAGAATCGTGATGGTGCCACACCTGCTGATTTAGTCAAAGAGTCCGATCATGATGTGGCGGAACTGTTGAGAGGCAACTCGGCCCTGTTAGATGCTGCCAAAAAGGGAAATCTTGCACGAGTCCAAAGGCTGGTGACCCCTGAAACCATCAATTGTCGTGATGCTCAGGGTCGCAACTCGACTCCGCTACATTTGGCCGCTGGCTATAACAACTACGAAGTGGCCGAGTACTTGCTCGAGAATGGGGCAGATGTAAATGCCCAAGACAAGGGTGGCCTAATACCACTCCATAATGCCTCTTCGTATGGgcatttggaaatagctgccctACTCATCAAACACAAGACTGTGGTAAATGCTACCGACAAATGGGGCTTCACACCCCTGCACGAAGCAGCCCAAAAGGGACGCACTCAGCTGTGCTCATTGCTTTTGGCCCATGGGGCCGATTCATATATGAAAAACCAAGAAGGCCAAACACCCATTGAATTAGCCACGGCAGATGATGTCAAATGTTTGCTACAAGATGCCATGGCCACATCATTGAGTAGCTCAGCACTGAGTGCTTCCCAGCAATCATTACTTAGTAACAATTCCACTCCTCTGGCACCGGTTACAACGACAACAGCTGCAGCCGCTGCCGCTGCCAATAGTTTATCGACCACCAATTCCAATGTGGCAGCTTGTACGGTGTTATCGCCCAGCACTGAAACCGTTACTCTGCCTTCGGGTGCTTCAATGACCCTAAGTGTTCCTGTGCCTCTTCCTTTGTCCACACGCATTAGTCCAGCCCAGGGTGCTGAAGCTAATTCCACCGATTTGGGTGAAGATGTTGCTGATCCCGAGTCAATAACCAACATTGCCAGTTTCTTAAGCAGTCTACAACTAGAACACTTAACTGATCTCTTCGAGAGGGAACAAATCACCTTGGAAATACTTGCAGAAATGGGCCATGAAGACTTAAAACAAGTAGGCGTTTCAGCCTATGGTTTTCGTCATAAAATCCTAAAGGGCATTGCTCAATTGAGAGCAACCACAG GCATTGGCAACAATGTCAATCCTGGAACACTGCTAGTTGATCTTTTACCCGATGATAAAGAATTTCTAGCAGTCGAAGAAGAAATGCAAGCCACCATTAGAGAACACAGGGATAACGGTCAGGCAGGTGGCTATTTCACGCGTTATAATATTATAAGG GTGCAAAAGGTACAAAATCGTAAGCTGTGGGAACGTTACGCTCATCGCCGTCAAGAAGTTTCCGAGGAGAATACGATGCAAGCCAATGAACGAATGCTCTTCCATGGTAGCCCCTTTATAAATGCCATTGTACAAAAGGGATTTGACGAAAGACATGCCTATATAGGGGGCATGTTTGGAGCTGGCATTTATTTTGCTGAACACAGCTCGAAAAGTAATCAATATGTATATGGTATTGGAGGAGGTATAGGATGTCCATCGCACAAAGATAAATCGTGTTATATGTGTCCAAG ACAATTGTTGCTGTGCAGAGTGGCTTTAGGTAAATCATTTTTACAATATAGTGCCATGAAGATGGCTCATGCACCGCCTGGCCATCATTCGGTTATTGGTAGGCCTTCGGCTGGAGGTTTACATTTTGCCGAATATGTGGTCTATCGAGGTGAACAG GCCTATCCCGAGTATTTAATCACCTATAAAATTGTCAAGCCAGAGGACAGTAGCAGCGGCACCGAGGAAACAAGATGATGGATGCCCTCTGTTGGTTCTACACCCACTACATCATCGCCAGCCCTGCAACAGCAACATTCAACACAATCTTTGGCTCCTTTACACACCACAACTCATTTGCCACCGCAACATTCCTCAAGTATTGCgctacaacagcaacatgcCAAAATACAACAGCAACACTCACTGCCATTGCAGTTACAATATCAAGTGACCACCACCCAGCCATCGCCGGCGGGCATGTTTATTAGTCAGACGGCAGGCATTATAAGCAGCACAGCAGCTTTGGGCAACACCTCGTCGTTTTTCAACAATGCCACTTCGGGTGCCGACATTTCGCCCACATCGTCAACTGCCTCATTTTCGTCGGTGGACACCAATCAGACCTTGCTAAATTCTATAGCTAATCAGCAGCAGGCCTCAACTGCGGCAAATCATTCGTCTTCGTCGCACAAAGCCTCGTATTCTTCGGGACATAGTTCCAGTTCAAAGGCTGTGGTGCCCTCGACAAATCGCTCATATCGCACTAAATACAGTCAATTTATGATTATCACCCCGGCTGTTTCCATAGATAGAGATTTCGATCGCACCGACAATCTCTCCTCGAATGCTGCCGATAATCATGGCTTCCATACGGCCGAAGACGATCCCTATTTTCCCCACAATGGCAATATATTTCGCTTTAACAATCTGCAGACCAGCATAGATAGTGGCAACAGCAGTGACAGTGGTTCATTTCGCTCAAATTACAATCCCTATTTGCACAATAGTCGGCAGCATTTGTTGCCCAAGTCGGCACCgcctttttacaatttttcgcCCTCTTCGTGGCGTTGGTGTAATCTGATTTGTGCAGCAATGCGTTGTTTTGGAGCAGGCGGAGGTGGTGGCGCTGGTAGCGGACGCAATCGAAGTGGTCTCTACAGCAGCACTTCCTTTGGTCGTCCTCCCTATCAGCGTTCCCGCAGTTCGGGACCACATACCTCGTCGAAAACGCCACATCGTCGTTTACGTTCGTATTCGACTTCTTCGTTTACGCCCGAAACAGCCTTTGAGCATTTCTCGGCACCGTTTAAGGCCAGAAAAACGCGAGACGAACAAAATAACATTGCCTATGAGTTGTGA